The following DNA comes from Mucilaginibacter jinjuensis.
TGCAGCAGTACGCAACAACGGCGGTGGCCACTATAACCACTCTTTGTTCTGGACCTGGCTTTCACCTAACGGTGGCGGCGAGCCTACAGGCGCACTGGCTGATGCAATTAAAAGCACTTTCGGTTCATTCGCCGATTTTAAAACTAAAGTAAGCGAAGCCGGTGCAACCCGTTTCGGTTCTGGCTGGGCATGGTTAATTGTTACGCCTGATAAAAAACTGGCTATCACCTCAACCCCTAACCAGGATAGCCCTTTAATGGACATCGCTGAGGTAAAAGGTACTCCAATTTTCGGTATCGATGTTTGGGAGCACGCTTACTACCTTAAATATCAGAACCGTCGCCCGGACTACCTTGCAGCTATCTGGAATGTAGTGAACTGGAACCACGTTGCTGAATTATACGCAAAAGCGGTTTAACCCCCCGGCCCCCTAAAGGGGGTGTAAGGAAATATAAGGACACCATTGCACACAAATGCAATGGTGTTCTTGTTTAATGACTATTAGTAACACATTAATAAATTTAACCATTCTCATCCGCCTTACGGCGGAGGCAAGGGGGCGAGGCTATGAAAGCAGTAGTATTAGAAAGCGCCGAAAGGCCAATTGTATATAAAGAGATTGATAAACCGGTTTTAGGCCCGGGCGAAGCCTTAGTTCAGATTAAAGCCGCTGCGTTGAACCGCCGCGATTACTGGATTACCATTGGCAAGTATGCCGGGATTAAATATCCTTCGGTATTGGGTTCTGATGGTTCGGGTATTGTGACTGAGGTTTTTGATGAGACCGACAAGCATTGGCTAAACCAGGAAGTAATCATCAACCCAAGTAATAACTGGGGAGATAGTGCGAGTTATAAATCAGACGATTTTAAAATTCTTGGCCTGCCAGATTATGGCACATTGGCCGAATATGTAAAGGTGGAAGTCAAATACTTGCATTACAAACCGGCACACCTGAGCTGGGAACAGGCTGCGGCTATTCCCTTGGCTGGGTTGACTACCTATCGTGCGCTGTTCACTAAAGGGCAGGCTAAAAAAGGTGATAAGGTGCTGATAGTTGGTGTAGGATCTGGCACAGGGACATTCGCTTTGCAATGGGCTGTGGCTGCGGGTTGCCAGGTATTTGTAACATCGGGCAACGGCGAAAAGATAGATCGTGCAAGGCACTTAGGCGCGGCGGCCGGTGTAAACTATAAAGCACAGGATTGGGCTGAAGAACTGAAACACATGGCAGGTGGTTTTGATGTGGTAATTGATAGTGCGCTGGGAAATGATTTTGCCAAGGTGATTGATCTGTGTAACCCCGGAGCGCGAATTGTTACATTTGGCGGTACGGCTGGCAATATCCCGGCGTTTAATGCCCGTCCGCTTTTCTGGAAGCAGCTGCAATTGCTTGGTACTACTATGGGCACGCCCGAGGAGTTTGAAGCCATGCTGAAACTGGTAAACGATAAAAAGATTATCCCGGTAATTGACGAGGTATTTACGATGGCCGATGCCGAAAAAGCTTTTGGTAAAATGGAAAATTCATCACAATTTGGTAAGCTTGTACTCACCAACTAAATGAATACCATCCAGCTGATTGTTGACAGCATAAAACAGGAAACCCGCGATACGGCTACTTTTTACCTCCGCCCTGCTAATGGCGAGCAGATAATTTATCAGGCCGGGCAGTTTATTACGCTGATATTTACGCATCATGATGAGGAGATTACGCGATCTTATTCGTTGAGTTCATCACCTCATGAAGAGTTGTTGTCGATCACGGTTAAGCGGATTTCAAACGGTGAAATTTCCCGGTTTATGCTGGCTCATGTAAAGGCAGGCGATACGTTGACGGCTATTCGACCCGCTGGTAGGTTTGTATTACCTGAGAATCTAAGCCATCGCCAACTGATTTACTTTTCAGCAGGTAGCGGCATTGTGCCTGTTTTTGCTCAGTTGAAATATGCTTTGGCGGAGGGAATGGATTTGCGGTTTACGTTGATCTATAGCAGCCAGTCTACTACCGATATTATCTTTAAAGCACAGCTGGATGAGTTATCACTTAGCCATCCAAATCAATTGTCAATTAAATACCTCATCAGCGACGAAGCCAATCGCCTCAATAATTTGATGGTAGAAAAACTGGTGAAACAACTCACCAACGGCCATTACGATGATACGTTATTTTACATCTGCGGACCGTTTCCCTATATGCGGATGATCCAGTTTGCGTTGCATTATATGGGTGTACATTCGGGCAATATCCATAAGGAAAACTTTGTGCTCGAAACCATCCCGGTAACCAGCAGCATCACCAATTTCCCGCCCCATAAAATTAAGATCCATTTAAAAAATGAGTGGTACGATCTGATGGTGGGCGAAAATCAATCTATACTGCAAGCTGCGCTGCAAAATAATATCCAGTTACCTTATAGTTGCCGAAGCGGTGCATGCTCGGCCTGTTTCGCCAGATGTACCAACGGCAAGGTTGAAGTAGCCAGTAACGAAGTACTGACACCTGATGATATGAGGAATGGTTACATACTAACCTGTACCGGCCACCCGCTTGATGATGATGTAGTGATTGAGTTTAATTAAGCTTTGCTTGTTGTTTGTTAAACTCCTTACGCCAGTCCAGGTAGCCCATAAAAGCAATAACGGCGTAAATGGCATACATAATTGCTGTGGGCTGCAGGTGTTTGATGAAGTAAACTCCGATATAGATCAGATCAACAAATACCCACATCAGCCAGTTCTGGTAAATTTTGCGGGCCATAAATAGCTGGGCTATCAGGCTCACGGCTGTACAAAAACTATCGAGATATGGGTAAGCGGCGGGTTTATAATGTAGAATGGGGGAAAGTTTAATCAGCGTATAACCTAATGAAGGTGTGATTAAAGCAATAGCAATTATAGTCCAGATAATTTGCTTGCTAGTGATAGATACTACCGGAATCTTAACCTCCGGTTCTTTCTTATGGCTCCAAAAATACCAGCCGTAAATATTAGCCCCTAAAAAATAAAACTGCAAACCCATATCTGCATACAGGCGGGCTTCAAAAAAAATGAAGATATAAAGCGTTACGCTGATTATGGCGAAAGGCCAGTTCCAGATGTTATTAATGGCAGCCAGGTAAACGCACAGCAAACCCGTAATAACACCAATCAGCTCTATATAATTTGTCAATTTGTTAATTCGGCAATTTGTTAATTAATTTGTCAATTAGCCAATTCGGCAATTTGTCAATGAGAAATTCTACACATAGCGTTCATTGACAAATTGCCGAATTAACAAATTGGCTAATTATCTACCAGATCTTCACCCGTTTATCAGGATCAACCCACATTTTGTCGCCTTTTTTAATACCGAAGGCTTCGTAAAACTCGGGTACATTGGCAAACGGACCATTTACTCGTAAAAAGCCTGGGGCATGTACGTCGGTAACAATCTGGTTTTTCAGGGCTTCTTCACGCTCTTCGCCCAGCCAGCCTAAGGCATAACCCAGGAAGAAACGCTGCATCGGTGTTAATCCATTGATTTTTTTACCTTCTTTATATTGCTCGGTTTTCTTGAATGCATCAACTCCGATTACAATACCACCTAAGTCGGCAATATTTTCGCCTTGTGAAGCCTTGCCGTTAACATGCAGGCCGTATACGGTAAAGTTGTTAAACTGATCGATGATAACCTGTGCGCGTTGCGTAAACTTAGCAGAATCCTGCAAAGTCCACCATGCTTTCAGGTTTCCTTTGGCATCAAACTGGCGGCCTTCATCATCAAAACCATGGGTAATTTCGTGGCCGATGGTTGATGCTGCTGCATAACCATAAACTACGGCATCATCCACATCCTCATCCTTAACACCGGGGATCATAAACTGGGCTGCCGGCAATACAATCTCGTTGTTAGATGGATTGTAATATGCATTGTAGGTTTGCGGTGTCATATCCCATTCGGTACGGTCAACTGGTTTACCCAGTTTGCCGGCCTCGCGTTTGTGCCAGAAAAGAGCGGCATTAATTACGTTTTGGGCATAAGGGCTTTTCACGATGGTTAAGTCAGAGAAATCTTTCCATTTATCAGGATAGCCAACCTTAGGGTTTACTTTCGATAGTTTATCCAGTGCTTTCGTTTTGGTTGCGCTGCTCATCCAGTCCAGTTTCTCAATATGCTCTTTAAAGCTGCTGCGGATGGCTTCAACCAATTTTACATAACGCTCTTTGGTTTGCTCCGGGAAGTATTCTTTCACAAATAACTGGCCCAGTACTTCGCCCATCAGGCTGTTTTCTGCGTCAATAACCTGTTTCCAGCGTGGTAACTGTGTTTTCTTACCGGAAATTACCTGTCCGTTAAAACGGAAGTTTTCGTCACGGAATGATTTGCTTAGCTGTGAGCTAAACTCGCTTACCAGGTTTTTGCGCAGGTAAACTTTCCAGTCGGCAATGCTGTAAGTAGTCAGTGCTTTGCTTAGGGCACGGTAGTACTCCGGCTGACCAACAATAACAGTATCTACTTTTTTATAGTCCATTTTCTCAAACAGATCTTTCCAGTCTATTTGTGGCGTTAACTTGCTCAGCTCAGCCACCGGCATTTTGTTGTAATTTTTGTACGGGTCGCGCAGGTCTTCCAATTTGCGTGAGCTGTCTGCCAAAAATTTCTCCAGGTCATAAACCTTCTGTGTTCCGGCA
Coding sequences within:
- a CDS encoding superoxide dismutase; translation: MAFELPALSYATDALEPHIDKLTMEIHHGKHHQAYVTNLNKALEGKPEATSNIEDIVKNISKFPAAVRNNGGGHYNHSLFWTWLSPNGGGEPTGALADAIKSTFGSFADFKTKVSEAGATRFGSGWAWLIVTPDKKLAITSTPNQDSPLMDIAEVKGTPIFGIDVWEHAYYLKYQNRRPDYLAAIWNVVNWNHVAELYAKAV
- a CDS encoding zinc-binding dehydrogenase; the encoded protein is MKAVVLESAERPIVYKEIDKPVLGPGEALVQIKAAALNRRDYWITIGKYAGIKYPSVLGSDGSGIVTEVFDETDKHWLNQEVIINPSNNWGDSASYKSDDFKILGLPDYGTLAEYVKVEVKYLHYKPAHLSWEQAAAIPLAGLTTYRALFTKGQAKKGDKVLIVGVGSGTGTFALQWAVAAGCQVFVTSGNGEKIDRARHLGAAAGVNYKAQDWAEELKHMAGGFDVVIDSALGNDFAKVIDLCNPGARIVTFGGTAGNIPAFNARPLFWKQLQLLGTTMGTPEEFEAMLKLVNDKKIIPVIDEVFTMADAEKAFGKMENSSQFGKLVLTN
- the pnuC gene encoding nicotinamide riboside transporter PnuC encodes the protein MTNYIELIGVITGLLCVYLAAINNIWNWPFAIISVTLYIFIFFEARLYADMGLQFYFLGANIYGWYFWSHKKEPEVKIPVVSITSKQIIWTIIAIALITPSLGYTLIKLSPILHYKPAAYPYLDSFCTAVSLIAQLFMARKIYQNWLMWVFVDLIYIGVYFIKHLQPTAIMYAIYAVIAFMGYLDWRKEFNKQQAKLN
- a CDS encoding ferredoxin--NADP reductase, whose protein sequence is MNTIQLIVDSIKQETRDTATFYLRPANGEQIIYQAGQFITLIFTHHDEEITRSYSLSSSPHEELLSITVKRISNGEISRFMLAHVKAGDTLTAIRPAGRFVLPENLSHRQLIYFSAGSGIVPVFAQLKYALAEGMDLRFTLIYSSQSTTDIIFKAQLDELSLSHPNQLSIKYLISDEANRLNNLMVEKLVKQLTNGHYDDTLFYICGPFPYMRMIQFALHYMGVHSGNIHKENFVLETIPVTSSITNFPPHKIKIHLKNEWYDLMVGENQSILQAALQNNIQLPYSCRSGACSACFARCTNGKVEVASNEVLTPDDMRNGYILTCTGHPLDDDVVIEFN
- a CDS encoding M13 family metallopeptidase; protein product: MNKKILSGPLCAAAALMLLSACHNNATPDYAANDAVYKNLDTTVKPGDDFFKYANGGWIKKNPIPPAYSRWGIGNLVSDELRDRLKKINEDALKENAAKGTNSQKIGDFYYSGMDTVGIEKQGLSPLKAELDKIEAVKDTKSLLDEFAHLSNIGVTTPIGAYVGQDAKNSDKMMLQLYQSGIGLPNRDYYFNKDEQSAKIRTDYQQTHLPAVLKLSGLDDAAATAGTQKVYDLEKFLADSSRKLEDLRDPYKNYNKMPVAELSKLTPQIDWKDLFEKMDYKKVDTVIVGQPEYYRALSKALTTYSIADWKVYLRKNLVSEFSSQLSKSFRDENFRFNGQVISGKKTQLPRWKQVIDAENSLMGEVLGQLFVKEYFPEQTKERYVKLVEAIRSSFKEHIEKLDWMSSATKTKALDKLSKVNPKVGYPDKWKDFSDLTIVKSPYAQNVINAALFWHKREAGKLGKPVDRTEWDMTPQTYNAYYNPSNNEIVLPAAQFMIPGVKDEDVDDAVVYGYAAASTIGHEITHGFDDEGRQFDAKGNLKAWWTLQDSAKFTQRAQVIIDQFNNFTVYGLHVNGKASQGENIADLGGIVIGVDAFKKTEQYKEGKKINGLTPMQRFFLGYALGWLGEEREEALKNQIVTDVHAPGFLRVNGPFANVPEFYEAFGIKKGDKMWVDPDKRVKIW